Genomic segment of Bacteroidales bacterium:
TGCTTGATTAGCGTGATGTAAAGAAAGTAAATATTGACCTTTTTCAAAGGCTTGATAGGTGCGTTTGTATTGCTCTTTAAAATAGCTTTGCTTTTTCTCCATCTCACGATAATAATTCGGGTCTTGAACCAAAATAGCGTAATCGGTGTTCGGATAATTACTTATAATTAAGTTTTTATATTTATTTTTTTTATCTGCGTCTGTATTTTTATCATAGAGTTGATACAGTTGAAAATAAACTTGTAATTGCTGAGGATGGTTTTTAATGCGTTTGACAAAATCCTCGAAAATTAAAAGGGCTTTGTTATTTAGTTTTAAGTCTTCTTTGTAAATAAATCCGGCTTGATAAAGTGCATTGGCAATTTGTGTGTTTGCATTAGCAATTTGTTCTTCTGTACGAGGAATATTTTTTAAATAATAATTTCGTGATTTTGGGTCTGTGTCTGATCCGCCACTTAAGCTGTCGTTGGTGTTTTTGTTTAGCTCTTCGTCTTTATTAATGTCAACCCCAGCTGTATTTACAGCCCGTTTATTACTTAATCTCCAGTTATCCGCCAAAGCTCTATTCCCCCATTTTGCAATAAATTCGGTATAGCCCATACTTCTGGCTTGGGGATTATAAAAGTACCATTGTCCACCCCCTAAAGGCATTCCCATTCCTCCAGGCGAACTTCTCATCTGATTTCCCATAGCAATGCTTTGTTGTTTAGCAAATTCCTCATCGCGTTTTTGATCTTCTTTTTCTCTGATAAGGGAAATGATACTGTCGGCTATAGCATATAATTTAGAATCAGGAAGTTGTCCAAGAAGTAAAAGGCTGTCTTGTTGTTGAACAATACTAAGCTGCTTAGATAAATTATTATAAATACCGGCTTCTTTTATAATTTGATTGTAATTATCGTAGGCAACAGGTAATTGCTGGATAGCAGTATCGTAATAATTAGCAGCTAATGAAAAACGCCCTTTATTAAATAATAGCTCGGCGACTTTTAATGCTGCTTTTGCTTTTTGTGTTTTATTTTCGGTACTGCTTTTTACTGCTGCTCTCAAATTTTTAATGGCAGACAGACTATCATTATCTTTTATGTCAATATCTGCCAAGGCATAATAAATCTGATCTAAATAATTCTTGTTTTTGCTATCTTTTAGCATTTTAAGCAAGTTCTTACGTAAGTCTTTGCCTCCCTCAGAATTGTGAGTATACAAAAATGCCATATTGATTTTTGCATTAAAAGCCATTCTGTAATTGGTATTTAACTTAATAACTCTTTGATAATAAGTGCTTGCTATTCCCGGCTGATTGTCTTCTTGGTTCAGCTGTGCCAAAATATATGATATACGAGCAATTGTTTTTCTATTTATAGGTAATTCTAAAGCATGCTCTAAATGAGGTTTCGCTTTCTCAGCTTGCTTGCTTTTTAAATATAAATCGGCATAAACCAAGTCTAAATTCTTTCTTATAAAGGGTGTTTGTTCTTCATCAGAAATAATACTTAACTCGTTTAAGAGACTAAGTGCTTTTTGAAAATTTCCGGTTTCTATAAATGTTTTAGCTAGCCAAAGTAGAGCATCGTCTTTAATTTTATTGTAATAATATCTACTGATAATAAAATTAAAACTTTGGCGAGCACTGGTGTATTCTTGCTTTAAGAAGTTGGCTTTGCCAATTAGTAAATAGCTATCGTCTATCCACTTACAATGCTCTCTATTTTTAAACCACATACTATGCCTTAGAGCTGTAATAGAACCCTTTTCAATAGCTCTGTCCATATCAGCCGAAATAGAAGATGCCTGTGTTTCGTCGCCATAATTGAAAACAAATAATGTTTTAGTATAATCATCGGTAACATTCTTATTTAATTTTGCTATTCCGTTTTTTAGACTTTCATTTCCATTCCACCAACTATTGTAGTGAGCGGTAAGATTATGGTAGGTACGTCGGCTAAAGGTGTTCTTTTTTGTAGAACAAGACGATAGTAAGAGCAATACAAATAAAAGTACGATTCTGTTTTTTGAAAAAACGGATTTAAACTTATTGATTGATTTTAATTGTTTCAATGACACTATCTGTAAACTGTAATCTTGCAAAAATATTTTAATTTTTCTGAAAACATTTGATTTATAGCA
This window contains:
- a CDS encoding tetratricopeptide repeat protein, which encodes MQDYSLQIVSLKQLKSINKFKSVFSKNRIVLLFVLLLLSSCSTKKNTFSRRTYHNLTAHYNSWWNGNESLKNGIAKLNKNVTDDYTKTLFVFNYGDETQASSISADMDRAIEKGSITALRHSMWFKNREHCKWIDDSYLLIGKANFLKQEYTSARQSFNFIISRYYYNKIKDDALLWLAKTFIETGNFQKALSLLNELSIISDEEQTPFIRKNLDLVYADLYLKSKQAEKAKPHLEHALELPINRKTIARISYILAQLNQEDNQPGIASTYYQRVIKLNTNYRMAFNAKINMAFLYTHNSEGGKDLRKNLLKMLKDSKNKNYLDQIYYALADIDIKDNDSLSAIKNLRAAVKSSTENKTQKAKAALKVAELLFNKGRFSLAANYYDTAIQQLPVAYDNYNQIIKEAGIYNNLSKQLSIVQQQDSLLLLGQLPDSKLYAIADSIISLIREKEDQKRDEEFAKQQSIAMGNQMRSSPGGMGMPLGGGQWYFYNPQARSMGYTEFIAKWGNRALADNWRLSNKRAVNTAGVDINKDEELNKNTNDSLSGGSDTDPKSRNYYLKNIPRTEEQIANANTQIANALYQAGFIYKEDLKLNNKALLIFEDFVKRIKNHPQQLQVYFQLYQLYDKNTDADKKNKYKNLIISNYPNTDYAILVQDPNYYREMEKKQSYFKEQYKRTYQAFEKGQYLLSLHHANQALSKAENNPLKANFLYIKALSMAQTSVVDSLYANLEKLINLYPNAEITPQAKNILSRRGKAFESIETPDNTTDISLDKLLNDALKLYTFNPNDKQYVLIIIDAEKINVKAIQVRIQDFNKKQIQNLSLTSYPFVNQEYVISIGEFTNQDDAMKYYKSFISDSYVFPALLRNDSKTFVISAENYSRFFNDKNIEKYDSFFKKKYKY